Part of the Pseudarthrobacter sp. NBSH8 genome is shown below.
CGGAGCACTGCAGCAAGCTCACCGAAAGACACCGAAAGGGCCTCCGCCGTCGCCACAGCTGCTCTGCTATCCATACCCAAATCATCCCCGGAGGGTCCGACAAAAGCGGTGAGGCTCAATGGCTATGTGGATAACCTTGCGACTAGGAAAACGTCGAAGCGACTATCGGTGCCTCATGTTGGGTTGCGGCAATTGAGGGCCTCAAATGTCCCCTCGCGAAATGTCCCCTCGCGCCCGGAGGCTAGGGGTGTCGGACTCCTGCGCGCGCCAGGACTGCCCGGTAACCTTCCCGGAACGTTGGGTAGGTGAACTCGAGCCCGGTCCCGCGGAGCAGCGCATTGCTACAGCGTTTGTTGCCCCCGCGGGCCTCGCCTGCCGGACCGACTGGCGGTTCCGGATAGCCCATTTCGGCGGCAAGGAACCGCAGCACATCCCCAAGTTCAGCGGGAGAGTTGTCCACACCGACATATACCGGCGCAGGCATAGCTTCCATGCAGGCCAGGCGGACCATCGCAGCAGCGGCGTCGTCCCGGTGGATCCGGTTGGTAAAGCGCGGCTCGTCGGGGACCACGGCATTCCCGCCGCGGACCTGATCAATCAAACGGGTCCGGCCCGGACCGTAGATCCCGCCAAGCCGCAGCACAACGGGCGAGGTGCCCGTGCCGCGCAACCGCGAAACCAGGAGTTCCTCCGCTTCGAGGAGGATGCGTCCCGAGAAACTGCCGGCTGCCGCCGTCGTACTCTCATCAACCCAGCCACCGGCGGCGTCCCCGTAAACAGCGGTGGAGGACACAAAAAGTACCCGGCGTGGCGTCACGCCGTCGCGCTCCAAGGCGTCCAGGACGTGCGTCAGCCCGTCCACATAGGCGGCCCGGTAGGCCGCTTCCGTGGGTGAGTCGGCCGCTACGGCCACGACCACGGCCGTGGTGTCCGCCGGGACAGTGGGCAGGTCCGTGGAGCCCAGGTCCGCCGCTACACCTTCGATCGCAGAAGGCAGTTTCTCGGGCGAACGGCGCCAGCCCACCACCCGGTGTCCGGCCGCGGCGAAGCGCAGGCCCGCTTCGGTGCCCAGGTCGCCGCAGCCGGCCATGAGGATGGTCACGGACTCAGGGAGCGGGAACCGGGAAGAACACCCGGGGGTCCTGCAGGAGTGCCGGGTAATCGAACGCGGCCCGGTCGATTACCTCGGTGACGCTGAACGTGCGGCCGAACCGGCCGTCGTCGAGCGTGATGGGACGGCCCAGCACCTGCCCGACGGCGAACTTGGTGCCGTCCTCAAATGAAACGGCAACGGTGGTCTTGCCGGGGAGGGTGGCGAACGCTTCCTCCTGAGCCTGGCGCTTGCGGGTGGGCTTCTTCACGAGCTGCTTGGGCGGCAGCTTGCGCGGCTGCTTGGACGGGCGGCGGGAGCCGTCGTCGACGTATACGGGGGAATAGCCATCCTCTGGTGCGGCGGGTGCAGCAGCGCCGCCGCGGCGGATCGGAGGCAGGGCCACGGTATCCAGCGTCTGCGGATCGATTTCTGTGTGCGGGTCGCGGAGGATCCAGAGGATGTCGCCCTCGGGTTCTGCCGGGTAGAACTCGTGCTTGGGCTCAGGCCAAATGAAGTCCAGGTCCAGGTCGGCGTCAGGAAACACCGTCTTGTAGAACTTCGGTTCCTTGCGGAGCAGCTTCGCGCGGTGGCTCAGGTGGAAATCAGGATTTCCGAGCCACTCCGGCAACGGGATCCTGGCCGCGTAGTCCGGGTGGGCTGCCTGGGGCGCGAACTCGGTGATGTTGGCGCGGGTATTGTCCTCATGGCCGCGGGAGGTCCATTCGTCCACCATCGCCAGGCCGTACATGGTGAGCGCCGGAACGTGGCCCATCCACATGCGGACGGCGGGGTGGTCCAGCCAGCCGTACTCGGGAATCACCAGAGCCCGCAGGGTCTGCAGCGCCTCAACACGCTGCTTGCCAAGCCTGGCGGTGTCCAGTGCTGCGGCACTCTGCCGGAAATCGGGATACGGAAGGAAGGTTTGCATCCCTTCAGTCTGACGGCATGCGGCGGATGTGCCAATTGCAGTGCCCGGCGCCACACGCGCAGGATCCGGTGGCGGGGTCCCTCAATCACAACAGCGCCATAAATAGTTCACATAGTGGACCGATACATACAACGGGTAACGCTAACCACTAGGATCACCGAAACGCCCCACCGTCCCGGAAGCCCCCCAATGACAATTTCTCCTGTTGCGACCACCGGTTCAACGCAGTTGTTTGTGCCCAAGTTCGGGCAGATGCTGGATCCGGAGGCCAAGGGCATCCTGGTCCTTGATGAATTTACCCTCGACCCGGCTGCTGCGCGGACCGAGCAGCACGGTTTTCGTGCCGCCATGGCCGCCGTTGCCCTGACCATTCGCCGGATCGTTGCTCTGCGGATCGTGATTGCGCTCGTGGCCATCGGCAACCTGCCTCTGTTCCTGATGTCCAGCGGCTGGTGGATCTACGCCGTTTCCCTCGCCCTGGTGGTTGGTGTACACCTTGCCGTCTCCTGGCTCAACAAGCACGAGCCCAAAGTGCGCCAGCGCCAGATGCTGGAACTTCACCTGCACCGCGAGAAGAGTGCCAACTACCGCAAGGTCCGCGACGCTGTGAAGTACATAATCGACACCCCCAGCCGCATGAACGAGCAGCTCTACCTCGAACTGCTGGCGGCCAAGCGTGTGGCACTGAACCTCGCCCACGGCACGGTGGCCCTGCTGGACACCACGGACGACGCCGCGTGGAAGGTCCGCATCATCCGCGAGATTCCGGCCGCCAAGGCAGCAGCCTAAGCGAGCAGGACCGCGGACAGCCGGGCGGGAATCAGGCGCCTGCCCGCCATTCAGAACACAACGGACGACGCCGGAGCTCCCCAGCGAGGGGCGCTCCGGCGTCGTTGTTTCCCGGCGTTGTTGCTGCCGGGTTTTGTTGTTTCCGCGGACCGTCATTCTTGGGGAAAGGGGCGGTCCCCGCGGAAAGTGTTGAAGCTTAGGCGGGAAGCTGCAGGACCTGCCCGGAGAATACAAGGTCCGGGTTGGCAATGGTGTCCAGGTTGGCGTCCGCCAGGCTCTGCCAGCCGCCCTCAACGCCCAGCTTGTCGGCGACCGTACTCAGGGTGTCGCCGGGCTCGAGCGTGTAGGTCTCGCCGCTCAGTTCCACGCGCGCGGCGTGCTGCGGAGCGGTCACGGCATCCGTCGCGGCTGGCAGGGCTGGTGCCTGCTCCACGGGTGTCTGGACCGGCACGCTCTGGACTGGCACGCTCTGGGGGGTCACCGCCGTCGTGCCCCTTCCGCCGCTCAGGCCAAGCTCCGCGGCGCAGGACGGCCACGCTCCCCAGCCCTGCGATGCCTGGACCTGTTCGGCAACTGCGATCTGCTGTTCACGGCTGGCATCGGCCGCGGAACCGGTGCCGCCGTAGGCAGCCCATGTGGTGGCGCTGAACTGCAGGCCGCCGGAGTAGCCGTTGCCGGTATTTGTGGCCCAGTTTCCGCCGCTCTCACACTGCGCCAGGGAATCCCAGGTTGCGCCGTCGGTGGCCGCGTTGGCTGCCGTGACTGAGAGTGCAAGGCCTGCCGCGGAAATGGCGGCGACGGCTACTCCACGGCGTGCGGCAGTACGAATGGTGGTGTTGTTCATGGTGTGATGCTCCTGAAGGCCACCAGCGCTCGGTCCGTCCCCGGAGGTTATTGCGCCACTGCCCGCCCCTGACGATATAGAGGTCAATTTTCGGTGTCTGCCGGCCGGGCAGTTCTGGTGGAGGCAGCACCGGGCATTCATGTCGCCCGAAGAACGGGCTTGCATTTCACGCTAGGACATCGCCGGCCCGTTATCAAACCGAGATGATTTCTGGTGGTCAGCTGGTGACCGGCTGGGGAAGCGCGGCGGCCAGGTAGGGCGCGGTGCGGCTGGCGGTGGAACCCGCGACGTCGGCGGCGGTGCCGGTGGCGACAATCCGGCCGCCGGCGTCCCCGCCGGAGGGGCCAAGGTCAATGACCCAGTCCGCCCCCGCCACAACGGCCATTTCGTGCTCGACCACCACCACGGTGTTGCCGCTGTCCACCAGGCCGTGGAGCTGGGCCATCAGGAGTTCGACGTCGGCGGGGTGGAGCCCGGTGGTGGGCTCGTCCAGGAGGTACAAAGTATGTCCCCGCTGGGCTCGCTGAAGCTCGGTGGCCAGCTTAATGCGCTGGGCCTCGCCGCCGGAAAGCTCCGTGGCGGGCTGGCCCAGCCGGAGGTAGCCCAGGCCCACATCCCCGAGGCTCTTCAGGCTGCGGGCGGCGGCCGGAATGTCGGCCAGGAACGCGGTGGCCGCATCCACCGTCAGGCGCAGCACCTCCGCCACATTCTTGCCCCGGTACGTCACCTCCAGGGTCTCGGGGTTGTATCGGGACCCGTCGCACTCAGGGCAAGGCCCGTAGCTGCCCGGGAGGAAGAGCAGCTCAACCGCCACAAAGCCTTCGCCCTGGCAGGTTTCGCAGCGGCCTCCGGCCACGTTGAACGAGAACCGCCCGGCGCCGAACCCGCGTGCCCTCGCCTGCTCCGTCGCCGCGAATTCCTTGCGCACCGCGTCGAACAGGCCGGTGTAGGTGGCGAGGTTGGAGCGGGGGGTTCGCCCGATGGGTTTCTGGTCCACAGTGACCAGCCTGTCGATCCGTTCCGTGCCGCTGACCGGCCCCACGGACAACGCCGCGGCCGGACCCGCATCATCAGGTTCGGACAGCTGCGGGGCCTGGTGATTCTTCAGCCCGGATCCCACGACTTCCCCTAGGACATGCGTCACCAGGGTGGACTTGCCGGAGCCGGACACCCCTGTGACTGCGGTCAGAACGCCCAGCGGGAAC
Proteins encoded:
- a CDS encoding transglycosylase family protein, with protein sequence MNNTTIRTAARRGVAVAAISAAGLALSVTAANAATDGATWDSLAQCESGGNWATNTGNGYSGGLQFSATTWAAYGGTGSAADASREQQIAVAEQVQASQGWGAWPSCAAELGLSGGRGTTAVTPQSVPVQSVPVQTPVEQAPALPAATDAVTAPQHAARVELSGETYTLEPGDTLSTVADKLGVEGGWQSLADANLDTIANPDLVFSGQVLQLPA
- a CDS encoding MSMEG_6728 family protein, giving the protein MQTFLPYPDFRQSAAALDTARLGKQRVEALQTLRALVIPEYGWLDHPAVRMWMGHVPALTMYGLAMVDEWTSRGHEDNTRANITEFAPQAAHPDYAARIPLPEWLGNPDFHLSHRAKLLRKEPKFYKTVFPDADLDLDFIWPEPKHEFYPAEPEGDILWILRDPHTEIDPQTLDTVALPPIRRGGAAAPAAPEDGYSPVYVDDGSRRPSKQPRKLPPKQLVKKPTRKRQAQEEAFATLPGKTTVAVSFEDGTKFAVGQVLGRPITLDDGRFGRTFSVTEVIDRAAFDYPALLQDPRVFFPVPAP
- a CDS encoding NAD-dependent epimerase/dehydratase family protein, whose amino-acid sequence is MTILMAGCGDLGTEAGLRFAAAGHRVVGWRRSPEKLPSAIEGVAADLGSTDLPTVPADTTAVVVAVAADSPTEAAYRAAYVDGLTHVLDALERDGVTPRRVLFVSSTAVYGDAAGGWVDESTTAAAGSFSGRILLEAEELLVSRLRGTGTSPVVLRLGGIYGPGRTRLIDQVRGGNAVVPDEPRFTNRIHRDDAAAAMVRLACMEAMPAPVYVGVDNSPAELGDVLRFLAAEMGYPEPPVGPAGEARGGNKRCSNALLRGTGLEFTYPTFREGYRAVLARAGVRHP